Proteins encoded within one genomic window of Propionispora vibrioides:
- a CDS encoding LysE family translocator translates to MHSLLFLKCMLSGFLLAAPIGPVNLICLKRTLSEGRLSGLAAGLGAALADALFAYIAAAGLHVFTDFILRHVSLLRWVGGLLIIYLGYRTFQSAAPCREEVRPSPHSLLRLAGKVFVLTLTNPFTIFAFLAVFSTLGIAGRITSLTATVLAALAVFTGSALWWLTLTGLAACFRNRITDKVIVKINRLSGVLIVLLGIVSILEL, encoded by the coding sequence ATGCATTCCCTACTGTTCCTAAAATGCATGCTCAGCGGCTTCTTACTGGCCGCCCCCATCGGTCCCGTCAACCTGATCTGCCTGAAACGGACGCTCAGCGAAGGCCGTCTGAGCGGACTGGCTGCCGGACTGGGCGCCGCCCTGGCCGATGCGCTCTTTGCCTACATCGCGGCGGCCGGCCTTCACGTGTTTACCGATTTCATCCTCCGCCATGTCTCATTGCTGCGCTGGGTTGGCGGGCTGTTGATCATCTATTTGGGCTACCGGACTTTCCAGAGTGCGGCGCCCTGCCGCGAAGAAGTCCGTCCTTCCCCCCACAGCCTACTGCGCCTGGCGGGCAAAGTCTTTGTCCTGACCTTAACCAACCCCTTTACCATTTTTGCCTTTTTAGCCGTCTTTTCGACTCTCGGCATCGCCGGTAGAATCACCAGTCTGACAGCAACCGTCCTGGCCGCGCTGGCCGTCTTTACCGGCTCGGCGCTATGGTGGCTCACGCTGACAGGTTTGGCCGCTTGCTTCCGCAACCGGATAACAGACAAGGTCATTGTCAAAATCAACCGGCTGTCAGGAGTGCTCATCGTGCTGCTTGGCATCGTTTCCATCCTGGAGCTGTAA
- a CDS encoding AraC family transcriptional regulator, translating into MDSETQFSPAKRGYLLQEVSFFNLSDSKKLQIESHYHDFHKVIIFLSGKVTYCVEGVAYPLKPWDVVLVHQDSVHNPVIDPALPYRRMVLWLKPSFLQSGGVAGDDLLTCFSLAQQNKNHVLRMTQDMLPVIKGLVGQIDATCADRQFGDAILRNALLLQLLVHINRLMLLRQDGTTPAGVQQDESIGEVLRHIDEHLAEDLSVEKLAAEFFLSKYHFMRKFKQHTGYSVHSYVLQKRLISAGRLIREGNPVMLACLESGFSDYSNFTRSFKKVYGLSPRKYQGLAQQNNNTLLPEQAVQGALQLQDGNDAKQHDEHS; encoded by the coding sequence ATGGACAGTGAAACTCAGTTTTCTCCGGCAAAACGGGGTTACCTTTTGCAGGAGGTCAGCTTTTTTAATTTATCGGACAGCAAAAAGCTGCAGATTGAATCGCACTATCATGATTTTCATAAAGTAATTATCTTTTTGTCAGGGAAAGTCACCTATTGTGTGGAAGGGGTTGCCTATCCGCTAAAGCCCTGGGATGTGGTGCTGGTCCATCAGGACAGCGTTCACAACCCGGTCATTGACCCTGCCTTGCCATACCGGCGCATGGTGCTGTGGCTTAAACCGTCTTTTTTGCAAAGCGGCGGTGTGGCTGGTGATGATTTGCTGACCTGCTTCAGCCTGGCGCAACAGAACAAAAACCATGTGTTGCGAATGACCCAGGATATGCTGCCGGTGATTAAGGGCCTGGTGGGCCAGATCGACGCGACCTGTGCCGACAGGCAGTTTGGCGACGCCATTTTGCGCAATGCACTGCTCCTGCAGTTGCTGGTACATATCAACAGGCTGATGTTGTTGCGGCAGGACGGCACTACGCCGGCCGGCGTTCAGCAGGATGAAAGTATCGGTGAGGTACTGCGCCATATCGACGAGCATCTGGCCGAGGATTTGTCTGTTGAAAAGCTGGCGGCAGAGTTTTTCTTGAGCAAATATCACTTTATGCGCAAATTTAAGCAGCACACCGGCTACAGTGTGCACAGCTATGTCCTGCAGAAACGGCTGATCAGTGCCGGCCGGCTGATCCGGGAGGGCAACCCGGTCATGCTGGCTTGCCTGGAAAGCGGTTTTAGCGATTATTCCAACTTTACCCGGTCCTTTAAAAAGGTGTACGGTCTTTCGCCAAGGAAATATCAGGGATTGGCGCAACAAAACAATAATACCCTGTTGCCGGAGCAGGCGGTGCAAGGGGCGTTACAGCTCCAGGATGGAAACGATGCCAAGCAGCACGATGAGCACTCCTGA
- a CDS encoding phenylacetate--CoA ligase family protein, with amino-acid sequence MIAEVIDRTLRRFEDQNCRPAAVKRAGAFFKHTVEQGLRPGFIDAVQELRLRHTLRYVQERSPFYRRLFKEYAIKAETIRTVTDLAQLPFTTAADIRQWRDFLCVPEDRLSAVFTTSGTTGEPKRVYYTFREMQALSNLYGMTIRMVHSGRLVALIALPIGHGLWIGGASVQRAVERAGGLPLMVGADNPAETVTWLKRFSPDMIFSSPSYMTAVTREAQQLGYRIPVGKIALVGERLTAEHKAFFQEYWGAAVFDIYGSTEIGSAQTISLPGCQAFHINDLHLVTEIIDPATGQPAQEGELVFTTLRRDGMPFIRYRSGDRGSWATCPCWLPLRAVHIGGRTDDMIVAGDMNLYGRVIADAVGKVPKTTGRILVRVEKAGLVDQLTVQVEGQPDEILVQAALQKAYPELAVNMKNGNLQLVIEPISSLGQQIKDIRVRDLR; translated from the coding sequence ATGATTGCTGAAGTGATTGACAGAACGCTGCGCCGTTTCGAGGATCAAAATTGCCGGCCGGCGGCGGTCAAACGGGCCGGGGCTTTTTTTAAACATACGGTGGAGCAGGGACTCAGGCCCGGCTTTATTGATGCGGTCCAGGAATTGCGGCTGCGCCATACCCTGCGATATGTGCAGGAGCGGTCGCCCTTTTACCGGCGCTTATTTAAAGAATATGCCATTAAGGCGGAAACCATACGGACAGTCACTGATTTAGCGCAGCTTCCCTTTACGACGGCAGCGGATATCCGGCAATGGCGGGATTTTCTTTGTGTGCCGGAGGACCGGCTTTCGGCTGTTTTTACCACCTCCGGTACAACGGGGGAGCCGAAGCGGGTCTATTATACCTTCCGGGAAATGCAGGCCTTATCCAACTTGTACGGCATGACCATCCGGATGGTCCACAGCGGCAGACTGGTGGCGCTGATTGCTTTGCCAATCGGGCATGGGCTTTGGATCGGCGGGGCCAGCGTGCAGCGTGCCGTAGAGCGGGCGGGTGGACTGCCGCTGATGGTGGGAGCCGACAATCCTGCTGAGACGGTGACCTGGCTGAAGCGTTTTTCACCGGATATGATTTTTTCCTCTCCTTCTTATATGACTGCCGTTACCCGGGAAGCGCAGCAATTGGGGTACCGCATACCGGTCGGTAAAATTGCTCTCGTCGGGGAACGGCTGACGGCGGAGCATAAGGCTTTTTTTCAGGAATACTGGGGGGCGGCCGTGTTTGATATTTACGGCTCCACCGAGATTGGCAGCGCTCAAACCATTTCTTTGCCGGGCTGTCAGGCTTTTCATATTAACGATTTGCATCTGGTAACAGAAATTATTGATCCTGCCACAGGACAGCCGGCTCAGGAAGGCGAACTGGTATTTACCACGTTGCGGCGGGACGGAATGCCCTTTATCCGCTACCGGTCGGGCGACCGGGGGAGCTGGGCTACCTGCCCGTGCTGGCTGCCGTTAAGGGCCGTCCATATCGGGGGACGAACCGACGATATGATTGTAGCCGGGGATATGAACCTCTATGGCCGGGTTATCGCCGATGCTGTCGGTAAAGTTCCTAAAACTACCGGACGCATATTGGTAAGGGTAGAAAAAGCGGGTCTTGTTGATCAACTGACGGTACAGGTGGAAGGACAGCCTGATGAAATTTTGGTACAAGCCGCTTTGCAGAAGGCCTATCCTGAATTGGCGGTAAATATGAAAAATGGAAATTTGCAGTTAGTTATTGAACCTATATCCAGTCTTGGCCAACAAATTAAGGATATTAGAGTCAGGGATTTGCGCTGA
- a CDS encoding GTP-binding protein — translation MKLITVAGPPAAGKTSVIIKVAGALQAAGKTVGVIKFDCLSTQDKELYDKKNIPVKIGLSGNLCPDHFFAINMEDAFTWGQGQGFEFLISESAGLCNRCAPHIRGVTAVCIIDNLSGIHTPQKVGPMLKLADMIIVTKGDIVSQAEREVFAFRVRQVNPGAVILPVNGLTGQGAYEAGTFWNKAEDRDTLSGCRLRFSLPAATCSYCLGQTQIGDNYQMGNVRKMVW, via the coding sequence ATGAAGCTGATTACTGTGGCAGGTCCGCCGGCGGCCGGCAAGACATCGGTCATTATCAAGGTGGCCGGCGCTCTCCAGGCCGCCGGTAAAACGGTGGGGGTCATTAAATTTGACTGCCTTTCCACCCAGGATAAGGAGTTATATGATAAAAAGAACATACCCGTAAAAATCGGGTTATCGGGCAACCTTTGTCCCGATCACTTTTTTGCAATCAATATGGAAGATGCTTTCACCTGGGGGCAAGGACAGGGTTTTGAGTTTTTAATCAGTGAAAGCGCCGGGTTATGCAACCGATGTGCTCCTCATATCCGGGGCGTTACGGCGGTTTGTATCATTGATAATCTCAGCGGCATTCATACGCCACAGAAGGTCGGCCCCATGTTAAAGCTTGCGGATATGATCATCGTCACCAAGGGTGACATTGTTTCCCAGGCAGAACGGGAGGTTTTTGCTTTCCGGGTTAGGCAGGTTAATCCGGGAGCGGTGATTTTGCCTGTAAACGGTTTAACCGGGCAGGGCGCTTATGAGGCCGGTACGTTTTGGAATAAAGCGGAAGACAGGGATACGTTGTCCGGCTGCCGTTTGCGTTTTTCCCTGCCGGCAGCAACCTGCTCTTATTGTTTGGGCCAAACCCAAATCGGCGACAATTATCAAATGGGTAATGTGCGGAAGATGGTCTGGTAA
- a CDS encoding alpha/beta hydrolase: MDFKKVSGLFIVVVAVILIMGSLMDTPDANPVSATQGQLLTKKIDAPSLKNNMIDESLQQEITVFLPKSYEETKKNYPVVYFLPGYDDSFVNYGHVVTRGMSQLIANKKINEMIVVTVNGRNKLKGSFYVNSPVTGNWEDFVVQDVVTYMDENFRTIKQAGSRGIAGHSMGGFGAISIAMHHPEIFGYVYSMSLGLFAAEGIGKTNLDFSVANSYAGKSKQEARAEYIKEMNDLRWPKNFSFAYGSAFAPDPEGDAPYIKKVSVNSLQNSNYSRDGAWKAWNAGFGEIADKVDSYETNLKKLKDITIEYGSQDEFAWIPEGCQAFSEELTKKGIKHKLISFEGNHHGQTNDRLIQEVLPFFSDRMSFEE; the protein is encoded by the coding sequence ATGGATTTCAAAAAAGTCTCAGGATTATTCATAGTAGTGGTTGCAGTCATTTTAATTATGGGCAGTCTTATGGATACACCGGATGCCAATCCTGTCAGTGCAACACAGGGACAGTTACTTACCAAAAAGATCGATGCACCTTCGTTAAAAAACAATATGATTGATGAAAGCTTACAGCAGGAAATTACTGTTTTTCTTCCCAAATCCTATGAAGAAACTAAAAAAAACTATCCAGTAGTATATTTTTTACCCGGGTATGATGATAGTTTTGTTAATTACGGCCATGTTGTTACCCGCGGGATGAGCCAATTGATCGCAAATAAAAAAATTAATGAAATGATTGTTGTGACCGTGAATGGACGGAACAAACTAAAAGGCAGCTTTTATGTTAATTCTCCGGTTACCGGTAACTGGGAAGACTTTGTTGTACAAGACGTTGTTACCTATATGGATGAAAATTTCAGGACAATTAAGCAAGCCGGTTCCCGGGGCATTGCCGGTCATTCCATGGGAGGTTTTGGGGCGATTTCTATTGCTATGCATCACCCGGAGATCTTTGGCTATGTATATAGTATGAGTCTGGGCTTGTTTGCTGCAGAGGGTATCGGTAAAACTAACTTGGATTTTTCCGTTGCCAATTCCTACGCAGGTAAATCAAAGCAGGAAGCTCGTGCAGAATATATCAAGGAAATGAACGATTTGCGATGGCCGAAGAATTTTTCGTTTGCTTATGGTTCGGCTTTTGCGCCGGACCCGGAAGGGGATGCTCCGTATATAAAAAAGGTTTCGGTTAACTCGCTGCAAAACAGCAATTATTCGCGGGATGGAGCCTGGAAAGCCTGGAACGCCGGATTTGGTGAGATCGCAGATAAGGTGGACAGCTACGAAACTAATTTAAAGAAATTAAAAGATATAACCATAGAATATGGAAGTCAAGATGAATTTGCCTGGATTCCGGAAGGTTGCCAAGCTTTTTCGGAGGAATTGACCAAAAAGGGTATCAAGCATAAGCTTATATCTTTTGAGGGCAATCATCATGGACAAACAAACGACAGACTTATTCAGGAAGTTCTGCCATTTTTCTCGGACAGAATGTCCTTTGAAGAGTAA
- a CDS encoding ABC transporter substrate-binding protein, which produces MRNNLLDSTIYDIVSAYPATREIFIQNGFAPFAEDRVLRQWGSLLKLRTALQAKRIQESWFLSLLQDVVGRAGQSGKISPNRLCERLHLLALLPCPLKVPIETELTEVIERMEANRGNPLQVCIESNADHSIKFLDYVKFFTEPDELPDIILLTGFHFLLRSFVERFVETGIFTAVPNQAVNMRITGSELVDPDGHFSVIAANALVMVADRRRLGQTPVPKRWGDLLKPEYAGKVVIRGHRETFCDIVQLNYYKDYGPEGLAKLAAAVRYGLHPAEMVKALTSRSAKVPPVHVMPYFFARTLADNPHLELVWPEEGALAYPILVLVKREKMKELQELTEFLTGPRVARICAAASFPAVHPEGDWAVPPGGRLKWLGWDFVKKHDIETLIDRLNTDFLRSRQAGEREGGKR; this is translated from the coding sequence GTGCGAAATAACTTACTTGATTCCACAATTTATGATATTGTATCGGCCTATCCGGCGACCCGGGAGATATTTATTCAGAATGGATTTGCTCCTTTTGCCGAAGACAGGGTATTGCGACAGTGGGGTTCTTTGCTAAAACTCAGGACAGCCTTGCAGGCAAAGCGGATACAGGAAAGTTGGTTTCTTTCCCTACTGCAGGATGTTGTCGGGAGAGCCGGCCAGTCGGGGAAGATAAGCCCAAACAGACTTTGTGAGCGGCTGCATTTGCTGGCGCTGTTGCCGTGCCCGCTTAAAGTGCCGATAGAAACCGAATTAACGGAAGTCATAGAACGGATGGAGGCAAATCGGGGGAACCCCTTACAGGTTTGCATTGAATCAAATGCCGACCATTCTATTAAGTTTCTGGATTATGTTAAATTTTTTACCGAACCGGACGAATTGCCTGATATTATTTTGCTTACGGGGTTTCATTTTTTGCTGCGAAGCTTCGTTGAACGTTTTGTTGAAACGGGAATTTTTACTGCCGTGCCCAATCAGGCGGTTAATATGCGAATAACCGGGTCGGAACTGGTCGATCCTGACGGGCACTTTTCTGTCATTGCGGCCAATGCGCTCGTTATGGTAGCAGACCGCAGGCGACTGGGGCAGACCCCGGTCCCGAAGCGTTGGGGTGATCTGCTTAAGCCGGAATATGCCGGTAAAGTCGTCATAAGGGGGCACCGGGAAACTTTCTGCGATATTGTTCAATTGAATTATTATAAGGATTACGGACCGGAGGGCCTTGCCAAGCTGGCGGCAGCCGTCCGCTACGGTCTCCATCCTGCCGAAATGGTAAAAGCGTTAACGAGCCGATCGGCAAAGGTTCCGCCGGTTCATGTTATGCCCTACTTTTTTGCCCGGACGCTGGCAGACAATCCTCATCTGGAACTTGTCTGGCCGGAGGAGGGGGCTTTAGCCTATCCTATTCTTGTTTTGGTTAAGCGGGAAAAAATGAAAGAGTTGCAGGAGCTGACCGAATTTCTCACAGGCCCCCGGGTTGCCCGTATTTGTGCCGCTGCCTCGTTTCCCGCCGTGCATCCGGAAGGCGATTGGGCCGTTCCGCCGGGCGGACGTCTAAAATGGCTTGGCTGGGATTTTGTTAAGAAGCACGACATAGAAACCCTGATAGACCGGTTGAATACCGATTTCCTCCGGTCCCGCCAAGCCGGGGAACGGGAGGGCGGTAAACGATGA